The following are from one region of the Tautonia marina genome:
- the gltB gene encoding glutamate synthase large subunit, whose amino-acid sequence MSTSFPPPVGLYDPANEHDACGVGFVVDLQGRRSHKLVRDGLRALCNLDHRGARGAEPNTGDGAGILIQIPHEFLAERCKPLGITLPEPGQYGVGAMFASPVKERREAGQAIFEQILKDERLPLLGWRELKTDNSTLGATAQAVEPSVWHAFVGSRFGEDTDAFERKLFVVRKRFEQAVEAAGLDDGAFFYFSSLSCRTIVYKGMLTPEQVIDYYADDLGDDRLVSALCMFHSRFSTNTFPSWELAHPYRMIAHNGEINTLRGNINWMRAREALFASNLFEPGDLDHLRPVIREGLSDTAALDAAIELLVKAGYSLPHAMMMLVPEAWENHETMSQEKKDFYAYHSCLMEPWDGPASIACTDGRVIGATLDRNGLRPSRYTVTKDGLVVMGSETGMLDEIAPENVLHKGRLEPGKMFLVDMQEGRIVGDEELKHALATAKPYGEWVKQGLPKLDEVPRAPEVPGPDHDTLLHRQLAYGYTLEDLKFILSPMGQRGEEAIGSMGTDTPLAVLSDRPQPLFNYFKQLFAQVTNPPLDAIREELVTSVQTGLGGEGNLLQPGPENARQILLETPVLDNDETVAIKQLEGWRGFKSAVISMLFPAAEGAAGMERRLEEIFQEAKAAIEDGATIIVLSHRSVTKEMAPIPSLLATSGLHHFMVREGLRMRAGFVVECGDAREVHHFALLLGYGAGAINPYVAFETLDDMIAARQLNGLTHAEAVTLYRKAIKKGVVKVMSKMGISTIQSYRGAQIFEAIGLNSAFVAKYFDKTASRIEGVGLAEIAEETLFHHRRAFAEREVGPVMLEEGGQYQWRRDGEFHLFNPETVFRLQHATKSGRFEIFKSYTKRVDEQNERLCTLRGLFEFKIGQQPPVPIEEVESVDSIVKRFATGAMSYGSISAEAHETLAIAMNRLGGKSNTGEGGEDPQRFIPLENGDSKRSSIKQVASGRFGVTSEYLVNADEIQIKMAQGAKPGEGGQLPGSKVWPWIAKVRFSTPGVGLISPPPHHDIYSIEDLAQLIHDLKNANPKARISVKLVAEVGVGTVAAGVSKAHSDVVLISGFDGGTGASPLTSLKHAGIPWELGLAETQQTLVLNNLRDRIVVQTDGQMKTGRDVVIAALLGAEEYGFSTAPLVVMGCIMMRVCHLDTCPVGIATQNPKLRAKFAGKAEHVVNFFHFIAEEIRELMAQLGFRTMDEMIGRSDLLDVRKAIDHYKAKGLDFSKILARPDVAPEIGVRQLHAQDHGLDRSLDVTTLVPRCEPALERGEPVTFAVPIRNINRTVGTILGSEVTRRYGGAGLPDDTIRIKFTGSAGQSFGAFVPRGITLELEGDANDYTGKGLSGGKVIVAPPHSATFKAEENIIVGNVVLYGATAGRAFFRGRAGERFCVRNSGALAVVEGIGDHGCEYMTGGVAVVLGPTGRNFAAGMSGGMAFVLDRDGDFRSRCNPDMVEIEPFTELEDQELVRDLLIQHAGYTGSDVAKQLLNDWNAALGTFVKVMPRDYRRVLDHQKQVMACLFEEATDLRRRQGDFELDDLRHKAEPNDFAFVEDMLTRYAQPETLDEVEGVLVPRNGHDWDWPFTNFVKVLPEGNRRLLLQRKRAEAGADAPLRPSDSSLTLEVNHG is encoded by the coding sequence ATGAGCACGAGTTTCCCGCCCCCCGTGGGCCTGTACGACCCGGCTAATGAGCACGACGCTTGCGGTGTCGGTTTCGTCGTGGATCTCCAGGGCCGACGGTCGCACAAACTCGTGCGCGACGGATTGCGCGCCCTGTGCAACCTCGACCACCGAGGCGCCCGAGGGGCCGAGCCCAACACCGGAGACGGCGCCGGCATCCTCATCCAGATCCCTCACGAATTCCTCGCCGAACGCTGCAAACCCCTTGGCATCACCCTGCCCGAGCCCGGCCAGTACGGCGTCGGCGCCATGTTCGCCTCGCCGGTCAAGGAACGCCGCGAAGCCGGACAGGCCATCTTTGAACAGATTCTCAAGGATGAACGGCTCCCCCTCCTCGGCTGGCGAGAACTCAAGACCGACAACTCCACCCTCGGCGCCACCGCCCAGGCCGTTGAGCCGAGCGTCTGGCACGCCTTCGTCGGTTCCCGCTTCGGCGAGGATACCGACGCCTTCGAACGCAAGCTGTTCGTCGTCCGAAAGCGGTTCGAGCAGGCCGTCGAGGCCGCCGGGCTCGACGACGGGGCCTTCTTCTACTTCTCCAGCCTTTCCTGTCGAACGATCGTCTATAAAGGCATGCTCACCCCCGAGCAGGTCATCGACTATTACGCCGACGACCTGGGCGACGATCGCCTCGTCTCGGCCCTCTGCATGTTCCACTCGCGGTTCAGCACCAACACCTTCCCGAGCTGGGAGCTGGCCCACCCCTACCGGATGATCGCCCACAACGGCGAGATCAACACCCTTCGCGGCAACATCAACTGGATGCGAGCCCGAGAGGCCCTCTTTGCCTCGAACCTGTTCGAGCCGGGCGACCTCGACCACCTGCGCCCGGTCATCCGCGAGGGGCTTTCCGATACCGCCGCGCTCGACGCCGCCATCGAGCTGCTCGTCAAGGCCGGCTACAGCCTCCCGCACGCCATGATGATGCTCGTGCCCGAGGCCTGGGAAAACCATGAAACCATGTCGCAGGAGAAGAAGGATTTCTACGCCTATCACTCCTGCCTGATGGAGCCCTGGGACGGCCCCGCCTCGATCGCCTGCACCGACGGCCGCGTCATCGGCGCGACCCTCGACCGCAACGGTCTCCGCCCCAGCCGCTACACCGTCACCAAGGACGGCCTGGTCGTCATGGGCTCCGAGACCGGCATGCTCGACGAGATCGCCCCCGAGAATGTCCTGCACAAGGGGCGTCTCGAACCGGGCAAAATGTTCCTCGTCGACATGCAGGAAGGCCGGATCGTCGGCGATGAGGAACTGAAGCACGCCCTGGCCACCGCCAAGCCCTACGGCGAGTGGGTCAAGCAAGGTCTGCCGAAGCTCGACGAGGTTCCGCGGGCCCCCGAGGTTCCCGGCCCCGATCACGACACCCTCTTGCATCGCCAGCTTGCTTACGGCTACACACTTGAAGATCTCAAGTTCATTCTCTCCCCGATGGGTCAGCGCGGCGAGGAAGCCATCGGCTCGATGGGGACCGACACCCCCCTGGCCGTCCTCTCCGACCGCCCGCAGCCGCTCTTTAACTACTTCAAGCAGCTCTTTGCCCAGGTGACCAACCCGCCGCTCGACGCGATCCGGGAAGAACTCGTCACCTCGGTCCAGACCGGCCTCGGTGGTGAGGGGAACCTGCTCCAGCCCGGCCCCGAGAACGCTCGGCAAATCTTGCTCGAAACCCCGGTCCTCGACAACGACGAAACGGTCGCCATCAAACAGCTCGAAGGCTGGCGAGGCTTCAAGTCGGCCGTCATTTCCATGCTCTTCCCCGCCGCCGAAGGCGCCGCGGGCATGGAACGCCGCCTCGAAGAAATCTTCCAGGAGGCCAAGGCCGCCATCGAAGACGGCGCGACGATCATCGTCCTCTCGCACCGCTCGGTGACGAAGGAGATGGCCCCGATCCCCTCCCTGCTCGCCACCTCCGGCCTGCACCACTTCATGGTCCGCGAGGGGCTCCGCATGCGGGCCGGGTTCGTCGTCGAGTGCGGCGACGCGAGGGAGGTGCATCACTTCGCCCTCCTGCTCGGTTACGGGGCCGGGGCGATCAATCCCTATGTCGCCTTCGAGACGCTCGACGACATGATCGCCGCCCGGCAGCTCAACGGCCTGACCCACGCCGAGGCTGTCACCCTGTACCGCAAGGCGATCAAGAAGGGGGTCGTCAAGGTGATGTCCAAGATGGGCATCAGCACGATCCAGAGTTACCGAGGTGCTCAGATCTTCGAGGCCATCGGCCTGAACTCTGCCTTCGTCGCCAAGTACTTCGACAAGACCGCCAGCCGAATCGAAGGGGTCGGCCTCGCCGAGATCGCCGAGGAAACCCTCTTCCATCACCGCCGCGCCTTCGCCGAACGCGAGGTCGGCCCGGTCATGCTCGAAGAAGGCGGCCAGTACCAATGGCGCCGCGACGGCGAGTTCCACCTGTTCAACCCCGAGACCGTCTTCCGCCTCCAGCACGCCACGAAGTCCGGCCGGTTCGAAATCTTCAAGTCGTACACGAAGCGTGTGGATGAGCAGAACGAACGGCTCTGCACCCTCCGCGGCCTGTTCGAGTTCAAGATCGGCCAGCAACCGCCCGTGCCGATCGAGGAGGTCGAGTCGGTCGATTCGATCGTCAAGCGGTTCGCCACCGGCGCGATGAGCTACGGCTCAATCTCGGCCGAGGCCCACGAAACGCTTGCCATCGCCATGAACCGCCTCGGCGGCAAGTCGAACACCGGCGAAGGGGGCGAAGACCCTCAGCGGTTCATCCCCCTCGAAAACGGTGACAGCAAGCGGTCGTCGATCAAGCAGGTCGCCTCCGGCCGCTTCGGCGTGACGAGTGAATATCTCGTCAATGCCGATGAAATTCAGATCAAGATGGCTCAGGGGGCCAAGCCCGGCGAAGGGGGCCAGCTTCCCGGCAGCAAGGTCTGGCCGTGGATCGCCAAGGTCCGCTTCTCGACCCCCGGCGTCGGCCTCATCAGCCCGCCGCCGCACCACGATATCTACTCGATCGAAGACCTCGCCCAACTGATCCACGACCTGAAGAACGCCAATCCGAAGGCCCGGATCAGCGTCAAGCTCGTGGCCGAGGTCGGCGTGGGCACGGTCGCCGCGGGCGTCTCGAAGGCCCATAGCGATGTCGTCCTCATCAGCGGCTTCGACGGCGGCACCGGGGCCAGCCCGCTCACCTCGCTCAAGCACGCCGGCATTCCCTGGGAGCTGGGCCTGGCCGAGACGCAGCAAACCCTCGTCCTCAACAACCTCCGCGACCGCATCGTCGTCCAGACCGACGGCCAGATGAAGACCGGCCGCGACGTGGTCATCGCCGCCCTGCTCGGGGCCGAGGAATACGGTTTCTCCACCGCGCCGCTCGTCGTGATGGGCTGCATCATGATGCGGGTCTGCCACCTCGACACCTGCCCGGTCGGCATCGCCACCCAGAACCCGAAGCTCCGGGCCAAGTTCGCCGGCAAGGCCGAACATGTGGTCAACTTCTTCCACTTCATCGCCGAGGAAATCCGCGAGCTGATGGCCCAGCTCGGTTTCCGCACGATGGACGAGATGATCGGCCGCAGCGACCTGCTCGACGTTCGCAAGGCCATCGACCACTACAAGGCCAAGGGGCTCGACTTCTCGAAGATCCTCGCCCGGCCCGACGTGGCTCCCGAGATCGGCGTCCGACAGCTTCACGCCCAGGACCACGGCCTCGACCGATCGCTCGACGTCACCACCCTGGTCCCCCGCTGCGAGCCTGCCCTCGAACGGGGCGAGCCGGTCACCTTTGCGGTGCCGATCCGCAACATCAACCGCACCGTCGGCACCATCCTCGGCTCCGAGGTCACCCGCCGCTACGGCGGCGCGGGCCTCCCCGACGACACCATCCGGATCAAGTTCACCGGCTCGGCCGGTCAGAGCTTCGGCGCCTTCGTTCCCCGAGGGATCACCCTCGAACTCGAAGGCGACGCCAACGACTACACCGGTAAGGGACTCTCCGGCGGCAAGGTCATCGTCGCCCCGCCTCACTCGGCCACCTTCAAGGCCGAGGAGAACATCATCGTCGGCAACGTCGTCCTCTACGGGGCCACTGCCGGCCGCGCCTTCTTCCGGGGCCGCGCAGGCGAACGGTTCTGCGTGCGGAACTCGGGGGCCCTGGCCGTCGTGGAAGGAATCGGCGATCACGGCTGTGAATATATGACCGGCGGCGTCGCCGTCGTCCTCGGCCCAACCGGCCGCAACTTCGCCGCCGGCATGAGCGGTGGTATGGCGTTCGTCCTCGACCGCGACGGCGATTTCCGATCCCGCTGCAATCCCGACATGGTCGAGATCGAACCCTTCACCGAACTGGAAGATCAGGAACTCGTCCGCGATCTTCTCATCCAGCACGCCGGTTACACCGGCAGCGACGTTGCCAAGCAGTTGCTCAACGACTGGAACGCCGCCCTCGGCACCTTCGTCAAGGTCATGCCGCGCGACTACCGCCGCGTCCTCGACCACCAGAAGCAGGTCATGGCCTGCCTTTTTGAAGAAGCCACCGACCTCCGCCGTCGTCAGGGCGACTTCGAGCTTGACGACCTCCGCCACAAGGCCGAGCCGAACGACTTCGCCTTTGTCGAAGATATGCTCACGCGGTACGCTCAGCCCGAAACGCTTGACGAGGTCGAAGGTGTCCTCGTCCCCCGCAATGGCCACGACTGGGACTGGCCGTTCACCAACTTTGTCAAGGTGCTGCCCGAGGGGAACCGCCGCCTCCTGTTGCAGCGCAAGCGGGCCGAAGCCGGGGCCGATGCCCCGCTCCGTCCGAGCGACTCAAGCCTGACGCTGGAGGTCAATCATGGGTAA
- a CDS encoding carbon starvation CstA family protein, with translation MQTLLIALGAGVAFLVAYFTYGRWLGSKIFRLSADYVCPSHRLRDDADYVPTSKPVVFGHHFTSIAGTGPIVGPAIAVMWGWVPALIWVLLGSIFIGAVHDFGALVVSIRNNGQTVGDIAGRLINRRARILFLLILFMALTIVLAIFGLVIAAVFRQFPASIFPCLVQIPIAVGIGVWLHRRGAKLAVPSLVALGLMYLAVIFGDQNTPVAAMAGLPEWLAGGIGWIEETLHRFNTSLAAWPIIVWVAVLLIYSYVASVLPVWILLQPRDYINSLQLISALGLIVVGLAVAAVAGGAPVGDLGRPELAIAAPAIDFNPTDAPLMIPFLFVTIACGAISGFHCLVSSGTSSKQINREPDARFVGYGGMLTEGFLATLVILACVAGLGLGVAGEGGATLLGREAFQARYGSWNASQGLASTVAAFVDGSANFLRAMGLPTGVSVALMGVLVASFAGTTLDTACRLQRYVVQELAAALLSLGRRDDEEARAGDGLFQRKPIGLSGNPLTWLANKHGATIFAVVLAGALAAFPKSGDAWSWQSAGQGGLILWPLFGATNQLLGGLSFLVIAFYLRRRGLPNWFLIAPLVFMLILPAWAMLWQIFIDAPGPGGSWLADRQWILLGIGLVTIVLEGWLVVEAALLWPRIRGVMEQLIAPEPISLSRSNAAARMGSAVGS, from the coding sequence ATGCAGACGCTCTTGATCGCCCTGGGTGCGGGCGTGGCCTTTCTGGTGGCGTATTTCACCTATGGCCGCTGGCTTGGCAGCAAGATCTTCAGGCTCTCGGCCGATTACGTCTGCCCGTCGCACCGTTTGAGAGACGACGCCGACTACGTGCCGACCTCGAAGCCGGTGGTTTTCGGCCACCACTTCACGTCGATCGCCGGCACGGGGCCGATCGTCGGCCCGGCAATCGCGGTGATGTGGGGGTGGGTGCCGGCCTTGATCTGGGTCTTGCTCGGCTCGATCTTCATCGGGGCGGTGCACGACTTCGGGGCGCTGGTCGTCTCGATCCGGAACAATGGGCAGACGGTGGGAGACATTGCCGGCCGCCTGATCAACCGCCGGGCCCGGATCCTGTTCTTGCTCATCCTGTTCATGGCCTTGACGATCGTGCTGGCGATCTTCGGCCTGGTGATCGCCGCGGTCTTCCGGCAGTTCCCGGCCTCGATCTTCCCATGCCTCGTGCAGATTCCAATTGCCGTGGGAATCGGCGTCTGGCTGCACCGCAGGGGGGCAAAGCTGGCGGTGCCGTCGCTGGTGGCGCTGGGATTGATGTACCTGGCGGTGATCTTCGGCGACCAGAACACGCCGGTCGCGGCAATGGCCGGGTTGCCCGAGTGGCTGGCAGGGGGAATTGGCTGGATCGAGGAGACCCTGCACCGTTTCAACACCTCGCTGGCGGCCTGGCCAATCATCGTCTGGGTGGCAGTGTTGCTGATTTACTCGTATGTGGCGTCGGTCTTGCCGGTCTGGATCCTGTTGCAGCCGAGGGATTACATCAATTCCTTGCAACTGATTAGCGCGTTGGGGTTGATCGTCGTCGGCCTGGCCGTCGCCGCGGTGGCGGGCGGAGCACCGGTCGGCGATCTGGGACGACCCGAGTTGGCCATTGCCGCTCCTGCGATCGACTTCAACCCGACCGATGCGCCGTTGATGATCCCGTTTCTGTTCGTGACGATCGCCTGCGGCGCGATCAGCGGGTTTCACTGCCTGGTCAGTAGCGGGACATCGAGCAAGCAGATCAACCGCGAGCCCGACGCGAGGTTCGTCGGCTACGGCGGGATGCTGACCGAAGGATTTCTGGCCACCCTCGTGATTCTGGCCTGCGTGGCCGGGCTTGGGCTGGGGGTGGCGGGTGAAGGAGGGGCGACCTTGCTCGGCCGAGAGGCCTTCCAGGCGCGGTACGGGTCTTGGAATGCGTCGCAAGGGTTGGCCTCGACCGTCGCGGCGTTTGTCGATGGTTCGGCCAACTTCCTGAGGGCGATGGGATTGCCGACCGGGGTGTCGGTGGCCTTGATGGGAGTGCTGGTCGCCTCGTTCGCGGGGACGACGCTCGATACAGCCTGCCGCCTTCAGCGATATGTGGTGCAAGAGCTGGCCGCGGCCTTGTTGAGCCTCGGGCGGCGAGACGATGAGGAAGCCAGGGCGGGGGACGGTCTGTTCCAGCGGAAGCCGATCGGGCTTTCGGGCAATCCGTTGACCTGGCTGGCGAACAAGCACGGCGCGACGATCTTTGCCGTGGTGCTGGCCGGGGCGTTGGCGGCGTTTCCGAAGTCGGGAGACGCCTGGAGCTGGCAATCGGCCGGGCAGGGGGGTTTGATCCTCTGGCCCCTGTTCGGGGCGACGAACCAGTTGCTCGGGGGATTGTCGTTCCTGGTGATCGCCTTCTACCTGCGGCGGCGAGGCTTGCCGAACTGGTTCCTGATCGCCCCGCTCGTCTTCATGCTGATCTTGCCGGCCTGGGCGATGCTTTGGCAGATCTTCATCGATGCCCCCGGCCCCGGAGGGAGCTGGCTGGCGGATCGCCAGTGGATCTTGCTCGGAATCGGGCTGGTGACGATCGTGCTGGAAGGGTGGCTCGTGGTCGAGGCGGCCCTGCTCTGGCCCCGGATTCGAGGGGTGATGGAGCAACTGATCGCGCCCGAGCCGATCTCCCTGTCGCGGTCGAACGCGGCTGCGCGGATGGGATCGGCCGTGGGATCGTGA
- a CDS encoding ion transporter yields the protein MSHPIRDRLWAILDVARPGDRLSRGFDIGLLALIVLNILAVIVDSVASINRRIGPALNAFEWFSVAVFSAEYLLRVWSAPADPRFARPIWGRLRFMVTPMALIDLMAVLPAYLPMLGFDLRFVRALRLLRIFRAAKLARYISALRLFGDVIRAKREELVLTTCVFALMLLITSCLMYFAEHEAQPEAFSSIPAAMWWSVVTLTTVGYGDVHPVTSLGRLLASLSAILGIGFFALPTAILGSGFIEEVEKRKELRGRTCPHCGRELS from the coding sequence ATGAGTCACCCCATTCGAGATCGTCTCTGGGCCATCCTTGACGTCGCCAGGCCGGGCGATCGCCTCAGTCGTGGCTTCGACATTGGTTTGCTGGCCCTGATCGTCCTGAACATCCTGGCCGTGATCGTGGATTCGGTCGCCTCCATCAATCGCCGGATCGGGCCCGCCCTCAACGCCTTCGAGTGGTTCTCGGTGGCGGTTTTCTCGGCCGAGTACCTGCTGCGCGTCTGGTCGGCCCCGGCCGACCCGCGCTTCGCCCGGCCGATCTGGGGCCGACTGCGGTTCATGGTCACGCCGATGGCCCTGATCGACCTGATGGCCGTGCTGCCGGCATATCTGCCCATGCTGGGCTTCGACCTGCGATTCGTCCGGGCCTTGCGACTCTTGCGGATCTTCCGCGCCGCCAAGCTCGCCCGCTACATCTCCGCCCTTCGGCTTTTTGGCGACGTGATTCGGGCGAAGCGCGAGGAGCTGGTTCTCACGACCTGTGTGTTCGCCTTGATGCTCCTGATCACCTCCTGCCTCATGTATTTTGCCGAACACGAGGCCCAGCCCGAGGCCTTCTCCAGCATCCCGGCCGCGATGTGGTGGTCTGTCGTCACCCTGACGACCGTCGGCTACGGAGACGTCCATCCGGTGACCTCGCTCGGTCGCCTGCTCGCCTCCTTGTCCGCGATCCTTGGCATCGGCTTCTTCGCCCTGCCGACCGCCATCCTCGGTTCCGGCTTCATCGAGGAAGTCGAAAAACGCAAGGAACTCCGCGGCCGCACATGCCCGCACTGCGGACGCGAACTCTCCTGA
- a CDS encoding Gfo/Idh/MocA family protein: MFQAPYRAAVIGRTGRGNYGHNLDLAFAAEPKLQLLAVADEDEGGRAQATARLGVERSYADYREMLDRERPEFVAVCPRWLDGHRDMVIACAEAGVRGIFLEKPMAPSPADCDAMLNACDAAHTKIAIAFQTRVSPIFAQIQTLIADGAIGPILELRGRGKEDRRGGGEDLMVLGSHTMDLFRALLGDASWCFARVLDSGQPIGPEQVRDGAEGIGPLAGDRIDAMYGFENTPVVAHFATSRPEKPGDRFDLRIFGESGAIFMGFGWLPEAYLVRDPRWSAVPDRSSWERITSAGVGQPEPLKDGGLNAGNRQIVADLIAAVEADRPPLVSGADGRASIEMILATYASQRAGAPVSLPLATRTHPLDGFGS, from the coding sequence ATGTTCCAGGCCCCGTATCGCGCCGCCGTCATCGGTCGAACCGGCCGAGGGAATTACGGCCATAACCTCGACCTCGCCTTCGCCGCTGAACCGAAGCTTCAGCTCCTCGCCGTGGCCGACGAGGACGAAGGCGGCCGCGCCCAGGCCACCGCCCGGCTTGGGGTCGAGCGTTCCTACGCCGACTACCGCGAGATGCTCGACCGCGAGCGCCCCGAGTTCGTCGCCGTCTGCCCTCGATGGCTCGACGGTCACCGCGACATGGTCATCGCCTGTGCCGAGGCCGGCGTGCGCGGCATCTTCCTCGAAAAACCGATGGCCCCCTCCCCGGCCGATTGCGACGCCATGCTCAATGCCTGCGATGCTGCGCACACCAAGATTGCCATTGCCTTTCAAACGCGTGTCAGTCCGATTTTCGCACAAATTCAGACATTGATCGCCGACGGCGCGATCGGCCCGATCCTCGAACTCCGGGGCCGCGGCAAGGAAGACCGTCGCGGCGGAGGCGAAGATCTCATGGTCCTCGGTTCTCACACGATGGACCTCTTTCGCGCCCTGCTTGGCGATGCCTCCTGGTGCTTCGCCCGCGTCCTTGATTCCGGCCAGCCGATCGGCCCCGAACAGGTTCGCGACGGCGCCGAAGGAATCGGCCCCCTCGCGGGCGACCGCATTGATGCCATGTATGGCTTCGAAAACACGCCTGTCGTGGCTCACTTTGCCACCAGTCGCCCCGAAAAGCCGGGCGATCGCTTCGATCTCCGAATTTTTGGCGAATCGGGAGCGATTTTCATGGGATTTGGTTGGCTTCCCGAGGCTTACCTTGTCCGCGATCCCCGCTGGTCCGCGGTCCCCGATCGTTCCTCCTGGGAGCGAATTACCAGCGCTGGTGTCGGCCAACCCGAACCGCTCAAAGACGGCGGGTTAAACGCCGGCAATCGCCAGATCGTCGCCGACCTGATCGCCGCGGTCGAAGCCGATCGTCCTCCGCTCGTCTCCGGCGCCGATGGCCGCGCATCCATCGAAATGATTCTCGCGACCTATGCGTCTCAACGGGCCGGCGCCCCGGTTTCCCTCCCGTTGGCCACTCGGACCCACCCACTCGACGGGTTCGGGTCCTAG
- a CDS encoding LysR family transcriptional regulator: MQFEALKIFCDVVRRASFSRGAAENGISQSTASQAVHNLEERLGVKLIDRSKRPLIPTPYGQMYYEGCRELVERYQDVERRVRALGRADQIEGMVRIVAIYSVGLGQLTRHITEFRNRHPLADCRLECMHPSEVVDRVRTGRADLGIVSFPKKWPGIDVVAWRDEDMVVAVPPGHPLADSEGISLERLDGARFVHYDSELPIRRAIDRHLKRRGVQVEPSLAFDSIENIKRAVEVGAGVAILPRTTLEREVASGSLVAVPITDHPLSRPLAIVHRGEATLGLAGSRFLETLRDGSTAEEGATTASSSAPSASEPKPNGRGASRSGRTPAVKKT, from the coding sequence ATGCAGTTCGAGGCGCTCAAAATCTTCTGTGATGTCGTGCGCCGGGCGAGTTTCTCGCGCGGTGCCGCCGAGAACGGCATCTCGCAGTCGACGGCGAGCCAGGCCGTGCATAACCTTGAAGAGCGCCTTGGTGTCAAGTTGATTGACCGTTCCAAGCGCCCCTTGATCCCGACGCCCTACGGCCAGATGTATTATGAAGGGTGTCGCGAGCTGGTGGAACGCTATCAGGATGTTGAGCGTCGCGTTCGGGCGTTGGGCCGTGCCGATCAGATTGAAGGCATGGTCCGGATCGTGGCGATCTACTCGGTCGGCCTCGGTCAGCTCACCCGCCACATCACCGAATTCCGAAACCGGCACCCCCTGGCCGACTGCCGCCTGGAGTGCATGCACCCCAGCGAGGTCGTCGATCGGGTTCGCACCGGTCGTGCCGACCTCGGCATTGTCTCATTCCCGAAAAAATGGCCGGGGATCGACGTCGTCGCCTGGCGAGACGAGGACATGGTCGTGGCCGTTCCTCCGGGGCACCCCCTGGCCGATTCCGAGGGGATCAGCCTGGAACGCCTCGACGGCGCCCGCTTCGTCCACTACGATTCCGAACTGCCGATTCGCCGCGCGATTGATCGTCACCTGAAGCGTCGCGGCGTTCAGGTTGAGCCAAGCCTGGCCTTTGACAGCATCGAGAATATCAAGCGAGCTGTCGAGGTGGGCGCCGGGGTGGCGATACTGCCCCGGACGACGCTGGAGCGCGAGGTCGCTTCAGGCAGTCTCGTCGCGGTCCCGATTACCGATCATCCCCTGAGCCGGCCCCTGGCGATCGTCCACCGGGGCGAAGCCACCCTGGGCCTGGCCGGGAGTCGGTTCCTCGAAACCTTGCGAGACGGCTCCACGGCCGAGGAAGGGGCGACCACGGCGTCGTCCTCCGCCCCCTCGGCCTCCGAGCCGAAACCGAACGGCCGGGGCGCCTCCCGAAGTGGCCGGACCCCTGCCGTCAAGAAAACTTGA